The genomic window TCTATGAGTTGAAACGCTCATTTCTAATCCCTCCCGTATCGGCGTCATCGCAGCGCCGAATCGTCATCCTGGCCTTACAATCATCTTAACCTCTAATGACCAGTTTGCTTGCATCGGTCAATTATTAATTCACTCTTATTTACTTATTGACTTCATCCGTCGTCTTGGTCACTTTCACAGCAAAGGCAGATAATGAAGACAGGGACACGATGGGCCAGGCTTTGACAATCAAAGGCGGAAAAGCCAGCCCGGATACCCCGCGCCGGGGTTCAAACCAGAGCGGGATGCGCGCCTATAATGAACGGCTTGTTTTGTCGCTGATCCGACAAAGCGGTCCCTTGGCCAAGGCCGAAATCACCCGCACCACTGGACTGTCAGCGCAGACCGTTTCTGTCATCATGCGTGCATTGGAAGCCGAAGGGCTGCTTGTACGCGGAGAGCCGGTGCGCGGCAAGATTGGGCAACCTTCCGTTCCCATGAGCCTTGCCAAGGATGGCGCTTTCTTTTTCGGACTGAAGGTCGGTCGTCGCAGTCTCGATCTCGTGCTCACAGATTTCCTGGGTGAGGTTCAACACCGTGTCCGCATCAGCCACCCCTACCCGACGCCCGATAAAACAGTGCAGTTCGCAACCGACGCTGTCGGTCAAGTGCTCGATAATCTGCCCGAACAGCTCCATTCCCGCATCGCGGGACTTGGCATCGCCTTGCCGTTTCAACTTTGGGATTGGGCCGAAACGCTGGGCGTCGAAGATGCCGACATGCGTGATTGGAAAGACCGCGATATCGCCAAAGAGATTGGTGCGGTATGTGACTTCCCTGTATTTGTTTGCAACGATGCTTCTGCCGCCTGTGGGGCGGAATTGGTGTTCGGCAGTCAAAACAAACCCCAGGATTTTCTGTATGTCTTTGTCGGCTTCTTCATTGGCGGCGGCCTGGTGCTGGATGGTTCTCTCTATACCGGGCGCACTGGCAATGCAGCCGCCTTGGGGTCGATGATGCTGTTGGCTCAAGACGGCAACCTGCGCCAGTTGGTCGATGTCGCCTCGCTGGCGGTGCTGGAAGGCGCGCTGGTCGAAAGCGGCGACGAATACTCCATGGCTTGGGACAATCCCGAAGGCTGGAACATTCCCGACGGCCCGCTCGATATCTGGTTGAACGATGCGTCATACGGTATCGCGCAAGCAGTTCTTTCCTCTGTCTGTCTGATAGATGTGGGGAACGTTCTTATTGATGGCTGGATGCCAGAGCACATGCGGGCGGAACTTGTCCGGCGTGTCCGGAAATACATCGGTAATACATCAGTCGCTGGCGTCGCAAAGCCCGATATCCTTGAAGGGTCGATCGGGTCGGATGCACGCGCCCTTGGTGCAGCCAGTCTGCCCCTTTCCGAACGCTTTTTGGTCGAGCGCGATACCTATCAGAAAGGCCACGCCAAATAGCTTCGCATGCTGCAAGGAACTGGGACCATCGGAGAGCCGGAAGACCACTGCCGTCTGCTTGCCCTGCCCTCCAACGTCCCATGTGCGCCGGGGCGTCCACCCGATATTAGATCCACGACAGAGCCATTCACAAAGCTCAGGTTCATTGAGCTACCAATCACGACGCCAGCCTTGAGTTCATCCGCTTCCTCTTTGAAGAAGTCCCTCTGAATCATCGTGTTGTTCCAAAGCGAGGAAAGCAGGCGGCCATTGGCGACAAACTTCTGGATGTCTGGCGGGGTTACTCTTGAAGAACCAAAGCATCGAACATAGCGAAGGCCGGGTTTGGCCGAAATGCAACAATCTCAAGTGTTTCTCCGTGTTCCGAGATGACCCGGAGCGATATGTTGGTTAGACTTCTCCGGTCGTTCAAGATCGTCGCGGACTGACAGGTCGTGTCACAAGATCAATCGTGCACGGCGCTTTCTGCCGCAAAGCACCACACAAACCGCCGCACCTTGTCTAATCTCATCATGTCCAATAAAGTTGCCTTATCGGACGCGAGAAGATATGTTCGGCGACATGTCAGAAAACAACGAGAAATCGAGCTCGGACCCGAAAGTTGGCCCCTTACCCAACGAGGACGACGAGAGAGTCCCGCCTTCTGGTGAGGCTCTGACTCTCCCCTCCCATATGGCCGGCTCGGGAACTCTTGATCGGCTGGTCGACACGGCGCGGAACTACGCGGTGGCCTCGACGGCCGAGAACACCAACAAGGCCTACGCAGCCGACTGGAAGCACTTCGCACGGTGGTGCAGATTGAAGGGCACAGACCCGCTGCCGCCCTCACCGGAAATGATCGGCCTCTACCTTGCGGATCTGGCGTCCGGTTCAGGGTCCTCCCCTGCCCTATCGGTCAGCACCATCGAACGCCGCATGTCCGGTCTCGCCTGGAACTACGCACAGCGCGGCGTTTCCCTCGATCGCAAGAACCGCCACATCGCCACGGTGCTCGCCGGGATCAAACGCAAGCATGCGCGCCCACCCGTTCAGAAGGAAGCGATCCTGCCGGAAGACATCCTCGCCATGGTTGGCACCCTAGGTTTCGACCTGCGCGGGCTGAGAGATCGGGCAATCTTGCTCCTGGGATATGCCGGTGGTCTCAGGCGCTCGGAAATCGTCAGCCTTGATGTCGGCAAGGATGATACTCCCGACAGTGGCGGCTGGCTCGAGATCCTCGACGACGGCGCGGTGCTGACGCTGAATGCAAAGACGGGCTGGCGCGAAGTTGAGATCGGACGGGGATCTTCGGAACAGACCTGCCCCGTGCACGCGTTAGAGCAATGGCTGCGTTTTGCAAAAATCGACTTCGGCCCAATTTTCACCCGAACCTCGCGCGATGGCAAGAAAGCCTTGGAGGCTCGGCTCAGTGACAAACACGTCGCGCGTCTGATCAAGCAGACCGTACTCATGAGCGGCATCCGTGCCGAGCTGCCCGAGAAAGACCGCCTCGCCCTGTTCTCAGGCCACAGCCTACGCGCCGGTCTGGCCAGCTCGGCAGAGGTCGACGAGCGCTACGTCCAAAAGCAGCTCGGGCACGCCTCTGCCGAGATGACCCGTCGCTACCAGCGTCGTCGGGACCGGTTCCGGGTGAACCTGACCAAGGCCGCAGGCCTGTAGCTTCGACAATCGGACAGATAGGCATCATGCTGCCTGCCCGCTCAACCGGCCATAGAAACTGCGCTCCAGATGCAGCTCCCCTGCCCGGGCTTTTTCGATCATGCCGCGCAGATACCCGCCCGGGGAAGCCACTTCGCCCGCCGCGTGCTTGTCAAACACCAGAACAAGCGCCGCTGTCGCGATTTGTGGACCGAGCCGGTCCTGTGCAAGGTTCCAGGCGTGTTCGGAAATGCCAATCATTGGCCTGAGTTGACCGGCAACCCGGTGCAGATCACCCCAATCCTTCAAGTACCCGCCCATGTTGTGCGCCCAGGACGCAAATTCAGGACAAGCCTGCATCACTGTTGGCAAATCAAGCGCTGCGCCACGCTTCTTGCGGGTTTCGGCCACCCAATCTTCCAACGCCCTATCCACTTGCTCTTCTGGTGGCGCATTTGGCACCATGCCCGCCGCGTTCTCTTTTTCTGAGGACTTACAGATTACAGGATAAAGTTGGTTTGTAATTAGTATATGCGGGTCAGAAATGGCCTCCCTGGGGTTCATTTCTTGAGTCTGTTCAGTAACTTGCTCACTGGTTTCAACGGTGTTTTCCACAACCGCATCCGCACGGACTGCCTTGAGATAAGCCGCCTCGACGCGCGCCTGAAGCTCCCTGAACCATGCCAACAGCCGTTCAAGTGTCTCAGAGCCCACATTCCGGCGTGGCAGGCGGTCCAGAAGCTCCTCGAAGAGGTTGGTAAACTGCGCCCACGGGCCTCTCAGCGCGCCGCTGACGGCCGCCTCGATCCGGGCGCGGATCATCCGGCGCGCCACCGTGACCTGGCGCTTCAGGCGCTGGCAGAGCTCACGCTCGGCCTGCAATTCGGCGTGCAGCTGCTCGAACTCCTCGACGCGGGCCGATAGCGGCGACAAATCGAAACCATAGGCCTCGACGATGCGCCCGTCTGCGTCCCTGCGTCCCCAACGCTTGCCGTTGGGGCTGTCCTTGAAGGCAACCACACCAATCTCTGCCAGGCGACGGGCATGGCGTTTGAGCGCCGACAGGGAAAAGCCCGTCTGCTCCATCAGATAAGCGTTGGACGCCCAGACGATCGGGCGCTGCCCCTCCTCCCAGTCCTGGGCCTGCGTAAAGGCTCCCAGCGTGTCGAGAAGCATCATGTCGCCGGCCTTCAGGCCGATATGAGCGCCCACGCGCTTCACAGCGACAACGGCCTGTCGCTTGGGAACACCTATCCGTTCACCGGCTTGGGCAAGCTGCTCAGCAACTCCAAGACCCGGTGTCGGCTTGCGCCAACCTGTATGTTTCATGCCTGTATTTCACCTCCGTTTTTGTGGAGGCAAAAGATCCCCGTCCGCCAAAACGACGTTCTTTCGTTGACAGTGATTCGCGGGAGCGGTATCCAGTAGGTGTCTAATCTAATCGGATAAGCTCTCGGGCCGGATCGGCTTGGGGGCTTTTCTTTTGCCTCAGGTCATGATGTCGTTGTCTCCTCGGATTGAGAGAGAAAATCCGCATAGAGTTGATCGAGGTTCTCCGAGAGAAACTCACCAAACGCAGCGGAGTCCTTGGATGTTAATGAAATGCTGTAAGCCCGCCCTGAGCGTCCGATGACGCCCTTGATCCTGCCTTCTCCGGCAGTCCAGGTCCGCCTGGCAGGCTTGGCCTTCGACGCACGGCGTTTCGGTGCCTTACCTGCCTCTGCCAATTTGCTGTGCAGTATTTCGAATTTTGCATCGCTGTTGAGTTGATCAAAGCCATCCATGGATAAGATAGTTTCAGCAACGGTGTGGTTTGATTTCACCGCCATCAACCTTTTAAAGTCTTCCCAGCGATCCCGCCCGATCTGTTTTGCAGGCCCAATTGCGTCAATGATATGCGCCGGAATCGTTCCAGCGACGGACAACATGCGCGAAAGCAGTGTGCCATCGATAGTGAGCGCCTGTTGAATCACGTCTTTGGCTTGACCCAAGTCGTGCAGATTCTTGGCAAAGAGCGCTTTTTCGATGAAAGACAGATCTGCCCGTGCTGTGTTTTCCTGCCCCTGCGCCAAAACGTGGGCGACGTCGTCCATTTCCTTAACCACGGCCCGCACCGGAAATCCAAGCACGCGCGCGACCCGCACACGACGATGTCCGAAGACCACCATATACCGGTTTGGGATTTCTGGATGGGGTCGCAGCAGGATCGGCGTGTCCTGCCCATTGGCAGAAATCGACGCCTTCAACTCCTCGAAGGCCTCATCGTCTCCGCTTAGGCGGTCATTTACAAATGAGGCATCAATGAACGCCGGATCGATCTCGACAATTGTTTCACCTTCGAGAAGACGTTTGGAGTTCTCCGCCAGACTGTCGATGGAAACCTTCATCGACTTCGACGCACCGCGCATAGCATAGCTGGAGCGCGCACCATCAATGGGTTTCTCGGTCGGTTGCCCGATCACGGATTTCAACAGATCTTTTCTGGCCATGTTGTTCTCCCTTTTGGGGTGATCACGCACCCTTCTGCACGGCTGTCAAAACTCATCTGCACGGCTGTCAAAATCATAGACTGTCGCGCCCCCAGGCCTGATGCACAAGATCAGCAATCTCGTCATTCACAGCATTGAGCGATGTGATCGCACGGTCATATGTCGAACGTACAAACTGTGACCGCTCAACCTCGTACAGCGTCTGCTTGGTGATTCCAGCATCAGAAATGGCTGTCGATTTTACCATTTGCGCTTCGAGCATCTGATTTGGAAACATTGCCTGCAAAAAGCCGACCATCTGCTTTTGCGGGCCGTCGGTCGGCTCAAAGCGCGTCACGAGGTATCGAAACCACTTCAGCCGCATTTCGGCGCCGGCTTCCCGAATGGTTCGCAAAATACCGCCAAGCATCAAAAGGAACTGGCTCATCGACATCACGTCCAGCATTTGCGGATGAACCGTAATCAAGACGGAGCTTGATGCGGTTAGGGCGGTTAGGGTCAAATAACCCAGCTGCGGCGGGCAGTCGATCACGACCACATCATAGCGATCCTCAACTTCTTCGAGGGCTTTTGAGATTCTGGTGAAGAAAGCGCGACCCTCGGACGGGTCGCGACTCGTAAGCGCGACAGGCGTATCGTATTCGTACTCCTGCAAATCCAGACTAGCGGGCACAATATCTAGATTTGGGAAATTCGTCGGCCGGATAACTGCGCTGATCGGTTGGCGCTCGTCGTCATAGCGCAGAGTCTCATACAGGGATAAAACAGAGTCTAACTCAGGCTGAATTCCATGTAACGCAGTGAGTGACGCCTGCGGATCAAGATCCACCGCCAACACACGATGACCTTTAAGCGCCAGATGTTGGGCAAGATGTGCAGCGGTTGTCGTCTTGCCGCTACCACCTTTGAAATTCACGACCGAGATCACGTGAAGTTCCTCGTTTTCTGTCCGGTGGGGCAGATACTGCCGCTTTCCGGGCCGACCATGAACGTCAAGATAGGCGCGGAGTTCCAGCATTTGCTCGGCGGAGTAGGAACGACGACCAGAAGAAGATGTCTCTGGCTCGGGCCCTTTACCTTCAAGATGCAACTTCTTGATAGTTGATTGGGTGACACCGAGAAAATATGCAACCTCGGCCAGAGAGAATTGCCGCAACCCTTTCTGGGCGTCGGGTGGATATTGCTCCTGACGCAATATATTGAGTCTGTCAGAAATCAATTCCCCTTGTTGGAGGATGATCTCGTCGAAGGCAATCGCGCCCGTATCATTTTGGAATGGTGCTGCTTCCATTCTGTCGCCCCACTAAATATCGCTTTTATCGCGATTTCTATCCTTAAACTGTGAATACAGCGGAAGCTGGCTATCCACAACGATTATTTCTGTGGATGACCATACACCGCTTTGCGACGACAGAACTTGTAACGGTGTCTAAACCTTGCTGGCCAGGGGAATGTAACCGCTAAATCTGGTGTGCCGCTTCATTTTAGCACTCGCGCTAAGGCATTTATGTTGCAAGCAATGACATCTAAGTATTTGTTTCTTTATTATTTTTAGAATCTGCACGGCTGTCAAAAAGGTTGAAGGAGCTGCTTTTAGATAAGCCCATCCGCGGCGCTGAGACGAACAACGGTTTCAAGATCAACGCGCGAATTGCCGCCGAGACAGCCGACCGGAAATTTCTGACAACAAGGTCAGGTCCGATGACCCGGAACAGGCAAGGGCGTCGAAGATGCTGAATTCAACACCCGATTCTCTTCAGTGCAAGGGTCGATCTGGCCGGGTGTCTCGACCGACCGACAACCGCGACCTCTCTTTCGAATCGCAGGAGATCGGCGTCTGTAGCGAAACATACTGGCAGTTCGCAGCCCTCTCGCGTTTCGCCATGACAGCAGTCGGGAATGAACACGATGCGTGAAGTCATTCGGGGTTTCGCAGACGGCGGCTTCGACAGTGGTATGGATGTCAAATGTCAGTGTGAAGATCGAACAAGCCCCTCGTCAATCTCGATGTAGGCGCTGTTCGAGTTAATGGTGGTTGGAGTCGCGAGACCTGTCTCGAAAGGGTAGGGGGGTATTCTGGATTTCACTTTGTCGACGTGGGTTCCAAAGCCTGTCGTTCAGCGACCAAGAAAGAGGATGGGAAAATTTTACACCAAACTGTGAACACGGAACGCCGTGGGGAAAGCGACGGTCTAAGGGCTTTTGGAGTCAACATCTGAAACATCGCGCTTGCGCAATCGCAACGCCGGATTTCCCTGCCGACTGCCGCCTGCGTTTCATCAACCACTTACATCTTCAGGCAGAACAAACAGCGGATGCTTTGTATGGGAAGAAAATTATTGTCTTGACCTATCAACGATTGTGTCGGAAATGACCTTAGATGGTTTTCGAAAGACGAATGCGCTTTCGGAATGAAAAGGGAATACGGTGAGGAATAGCCAAAAGGCGCTAAATCCGTGACTGCCCCCGCAACTGTGAGCGGCGAGCGACCCCGATGAGCACCACTGAACGCTCCGCGTTTGGGAAGGTTCGGGCAAGCGACAACCCGCAAGTCAGGAGACCTGCCATCAAGGATGCAACTTCAACCCGGGCGGGGTGTTCGGACAGGAGGCCATGATG from Aliiroseovarius sediminilitoris includes these protein-coding regions:
- the repC gene encoding plasmid replication protein RepC; translated protein: MKHTGWRKPTPGLGVAEQLAQAGERIGVPKRQAVVAVKRVGAHIGLKAGDMMLLDTLGAFTQAQDWEEGQRPIVWASNAYLMEQTGFSLSALKRHARRLAEIGVVAFKDSPNGKRWGRRDADGRIVEAYGFDLSPLSARVEEFEQLHAELQAERELCQRLKRQVTVARRMIRARIEAAVSGALRGPWAQFTNLFEELLDRLPRRNVGSETLERLLAWFRELQARVEAAYLKAVRADAVVENTVETSEQVTEQTQEMNPREAISDPHILITNQLYPVICKSSEKENAAGMVPNAPPEEQVDRALEDWVAETRKKRGAALDLPTVMQACPEFASWAHNMGGYLKDWGDLHRVAGQLRPMIGISEHAWNLAQDRLGPQIATAALVLVFDKHAAGEVASPGGYLRGMIEKARAGELHLERSFYGRLSGQAA
- a CDS encoding ROK family transcriptional regulator; protein product: MGQALTIKGGKASPDTPRRGSNQSGMRAYNERLVLSLIRQSGPLAKAEITRTTGLSAQTVSVIMRALEAEGLLVRGEPVRGKIGQPSVPMSLAKDGAFFFGLKVGRRSLDLVLTDFLGEVQHRVRISHPYPTPDKTVQFATDAVGQVLDNLPEQLHSRIAGLGIALPFQLWDWAETLGVEDADMRDWKDRDIAKEIGAVCDFPVFVCNDASAACGAELVFGSQNKPQDFLYVFVGFFIGGGLVLDGSLYTGRTGNAAALGSMMLLAQDGNLRQLVDVASLAVLEGALVESGDEYSMAWDNPEGWNIPDGPLDIWLNDASYGIAQAVLSSVCLIDVGNVLIDGWMPEHMRAELVRRVRKYIGNTSVAGVAKPDILEGSIGSDARALGAASLPLSERFLVERDTYQKGHAK
- the repA gene encoding plasmid partitioning protein RepA, with product MEAAPFQNDTGAIAFDEIILQQGELISDRLNILRQEQYPPDAQKGLRQFSLAEVAYFLGVTQSTIKKLHLEGKGPEPETSSSGRRSYSAEQMLELRAYLDVHGRPGKRQYLPHRTENEELHVISVVNFKGGSGKTTTAAHLAQHLALKGHRVLAVDLDPQASLTALHGIQPELDSVLSLYETLRYDDERQPISAVIRPTNFPNLDIVPASLDLQEYEYDTPVALTSRDPSEGRAFFTRISKALEEVEDRYDVVVIDCPPQLGYLTLTALTASSSVLITVHPQMLDVMSMSQFLLMLGGILRTIREAGAEMRLKWFRYLVTRFEPTDGPQKQMVGFLQAMFPNQMLEAQMVKSTAISDAGITKQTLYEVERSQFVRSTYDRAITSLNAVNDEIADLVHQAWGRDSL
- the repB gene encoding plasmid partitioning protein RepB; protein product: MARKDLLKSVIGQPTEKPIDGARSSYAMRGASKSMKVSIDSLAENSKRLLEGETIVEIDPAFIDASFVNDRLSGDDEAFEELKASISANGQDTPILLRPHPEIPNRYMVVFGHRRVRVARVLGFPVRAVVKEMDDVAHVLAQGQENTARADLSFIEKALFAKNLHDLGQAKDVIQQALTIDGTLLSRMLSVAGTIPAHIIDAIGPAKQIGRDRWEDFKRLMAVKSNHTVAETILSMDGFDQLNSDAKFEILHSKLAEAGKAPKRRASKAKPARRTWTAGEGRIKGVIGRSGRAYSISLTSKDSAAFGEFLSENLDQLYADFLSQSEETTTS
- a CDS encoding tyrosine-type recombinase/integrase yields the protein MSENNEKSSSDPKVGPLPNEDDERVPPSGEALTLPSHMAGSGTLDRLVDTARNYAVASTAENTNKAYAADWKHFARWCRLKGTDPLPPSPEMIGLYLADLASGSGSSPALSVSTIERRMSGLAWNYAQRGVSLDRKNRHIATVLAGIKRKHARPPVQKEAILPEDILAMVGTLGFDLRGLRDRAILLLGYAGGLRRSEIVSLDVGKDDTPDSGGWLEILDDGAVLTLNAKTGWREVEIGRGSSEQTCPVHALEQWLRFAKIDFGPIFTRTSRDGKKALEARLSDKHVARLIKQTVLMSGIRAELPEKDRLALFSGHSLRAGLASSAEVDERYVQKQLGHASAEMTRRYQRRRDRFRVNLTKAAGL